The DNA window gctcgagtgtGTGACACTGTGTGTTAACTCTGCTCCACACAGGAGACCAGTCCGGCTCTTCGTGCAGAGGAACCAGTGGATCTACTGGACGTCATAGTGAGTCATCAACACCTTTAAAGtgatgctgttttataacaattAAACCAAAGTTTGTGATTATTGATATATGAATCTctgcttttaattttaattttaattttaattttaattctcATAGTGCTGTTTATTTCATCACCCACTTGGTGCTTGTCTGCTGTAAGGGCCCCCGGTGAGTGGCaacaatatttgtttgtttgtttgtttgtttcacactttcatacacatacatacacacacgtacatacacacatacacatatatacgcacacatatacacatacatatatatacatatatatgtaggctatatatatatatatatatatatatatactcaccatagctttttatatatttacaccttttgcttctgtttttgctgttgtGAAGTGAGTTTCCCAGCcttgggatcaataaagtctaatctaatttaatctaatctaatctaatccacCATCCAGTCAACATACAGCAGGCTCACTCCCTCCATCCTGCATTAAGAATATCTGTACAACACACTGTGTTTAATCTACTTTCCTTTCTGCAGGAGGAAGTGTCCCTGGAACGTCATCCTGCTCTCCGTCTTTGTAAGTCACATGACTCGTGGTCGACTTTTATGAGTCAGGAAACTGAGACTCATAATTACTGTCATTTTCCTGGACGAGAGTCAAGCTTATTCTTAGACTAAACACTGTAGTCTCCTCAGAGAAGGTTTCCATCAGCCTCTGCTGGGATTATTTCAGTTAGAAGCTTGACTTTGATAATAAACAAAGATATCACGGCTTCATTTGCATGATATCTTTGATCTGTTGTTCCTGTTTTTATCAGCTGTGGCCACAAAATGCAAAACACGTATAACAACCCTGACTCCAAAAGAGCTGGGACGCTGTGAGAAGAGTCATAAAAACCTCCTGTCTGACTTACAATCAGCTCAATAAAGTGCAAAGAGGAGATATCTtatgctcaaactgggaaacgTGTTAATACatacattgattgattgattgattgattgacttaagtttatttcgaatatgaaaacaagataaaataaagagtcagacaaaacatttaacatgagacttagaatacatattcgaaaaggagtgagaagaagtaaaacttaacttaaatatgacaagttaaaatccttgtctaaacatgtcttgtattacagaacataattataatttacCTATACACCATAattatacaaacatacatacatacacatgcattctgtttttatttatgtttccagactttttttattgaatgGGGGTTGTTATAAATGGACCATGGAGTGTTATTATTTAGCTTTGAGGTGGCCATTTCTAGTtgatttccacatttttgtgtctttggcaAGAGAATATATGTTATTATGTTCTATGAACTTCTGTATTTTTCAACATGTTCCTGTTTCCCCACGTTTTTGTGTCTAAGGGAtttttcacaacccaaagtttagtctgtttAAATCAAACTCTGTATGTGAACATAATCCGACCTGAATCCgacccaattaaaggaaattaaccaaaactCCGTGGATTGTGGGCGATCTGCACGCTGagatgtacaggtgcatctcaatacattataatatcatagaaaagtttatttatgtcagtaattcaattaaaaaaggtgaaataacacattatatagatccattacacacagaattaaaaacatttcatgtcttcttttatttaatttcttctaattataatgattatgacttacatataatgaagacctaaaattcagtgtctcaaaaagattgttaatattacaaaagaccaactttaaaaagtatgtttgatatgtaaatgttgtcctctgaaagGTTttttccatctatatgactcaatacttggttggagctgtttgacttgaacgactggaaatggacttttcatcatattctaatgtattgtgATTCACCTGTATAGTAGCCATGTGATGCTATTACCAAACATGAAGAATCCTCATGTTGTAAAGAAACATTCAGATTTCAGAATAAGAGTCCTCCCTAGATGTGACTTGGTTAGACACATTCACAAACAGACCGGGAGCTAaagaattatgttttattttctctgtatgGTCCTTTTTTATAATGCTGTCAGACACAAAACTGGATTCCAAAAGACATTTGGACATTGTCTAATTGTCGCCAGTTGGAAAAATATTGTCATTTAAACTAGAAACATGAGAAAATAGTATCCAGGGTTGAGAAATACAGAAGTTCCCCTTTAAATGGACCATGCATTTTATCTGTTGAACCCTTATAATCAGAAGTTTAGGCCTGTTGTATCATCTTTTTTCTCCAATGTTGTGGTATGACTGTATAACATTTTCCTTTAACAGACCCTGGCTTTGTCCTACATGACTGGATCCATCTCCAGGTAAAAGGAGCCTTTCAGTCCTCCTGCTTCTATAGAAACATCCACTCAAATATAACAACAGTACATAAACACTTGCACTAATTAAGTACTGTTGTAATATTCATAGTAtatatttccttgtatttataatattatgtaTAATATCTCCTTGctttcatattttatactgtattttcattgtgtCTTGAACTCTACTTCCTGAGGGAACCTCCccaagggattaataaagtttctttctatccatctatccagtCTGATCACCACAACTAACTGTggctctttgtctttttgtctttagtTACTATGATACTAAAGCAGTGTTTATGGCTCTGGGGATCACTGCCGTCGTCTGCATCGCCGTCACCGTCTTCTGCTTCCAgacaaaggtgtgtgtgtgtgtgtgtgtgtgtgtcatagacTGTAACAAAACCTtcgtcattaagtgaaaattcagtgaaaggctcaaagttatgagaccaaaccgctaaacgtccttttttatatctatataacattatatataactttattgacacgttgccgtggatacacattgttctgcttctctcctgatgacggctcgccttgttagtgacctgtcaatcaaaggtagccccaccccaaatcatacgattctttatcttctattttcttctaaatggggccattatttacactatttacatcagattgtcttgaagaagattttttactagtgattgagaccatagtgttgtcctaaaaaacatttctgagggaataaatcaagtgagaagttttctcatgttgcattgaaatgaatggacccaaatgcttttgcagccaaacttagcgccccctgctggaattttcagaagaatgcagcttaaggaacttcctggtttgcctccctgctcagacccggaggttgccgcctggtgtgtgtgtgtgtgtgggagttcTTATCAGCATCACATGGCTGCAGTGTGTTTGTCCATTCATACGTGTGTgttaatgcagctttttttttttttttttggtgttttctgtctccaggtgGACTTCACTAAGTGCCAGGGTCTCTTCTGTGTTCTGGGGATCGTCATGTTTGTCACCGGCATCATCACAACCATCGTGCTCTCATTCAAATATGTGAGTTAATCTACCAAGTttatctaccaatcctcatccaatcatccaaaaggagccaccagtcacgtcaaacagtcttgctttgggatttaatgagttaatgtgaagcataaagctgaataatggagattatagaagatttaaagtgtttgttacatgcgtgtcaccataggttcttatgggtttaaaaaaaaacacctttccAAGCTCCCCTCATTGTAATTAACGCCTGTTTGTTGTTGCAGATGTTGTGGCTTCACATGCTTTATGCAGCTATGGGAGCCATAGCTTTCACCATGGTGAGTACCAAATTAATTTTCACTCTCTGAGACGTTTTGTTCActttagggttgtcacgatactaaaatgttcaacttgataccgacactcaggaaaatattcgatactcgataccatcttagataccaccaggataaaagcaaagaccccaaaatttaacagaaatatttttattaacaagaaaaatgcaacatgtaaaaatgaacagaaccacaggtttaatatttataataaaagacagttgtgcaaaaagaaactatgataacaagcttcaggtctgaggtagtggaaaaaataaataaatacaataaacaactaggactgcgcgcagtactgaaggggccctcgcagtacacgcgtgtcggggcatgctgccgtcgggttgtgtgcgttacaggggccagtctataccacccctatgaatttcattgccttaagtcttatggtctaggcacagtggcacttattaaaataaactgccgccagagcgccacctaggggccgatcaataaaaccttcgaaggttatcctcaggagggcattgacaataagtataccaagtttggtgttaatccgaccaaccgatgtagagatataaaatacttcaatttaaagagcgccacctagtggtaatcggccaaaattttgcagcgagcctcaggggttcatggggaagtagtaacctgagtttcatgtcattcagacacaccaatgtggagatatgcaacacttgtgttgataatagcgccacctgcaggaagttgttatttaataacttgagtattctttgggtaatcaaaattcttttaataactttttgttatgagggtccatagatgctgtgtgcaaagtttggtgcaaaacgatgaaattgtctaggaggagttcgaaaaagtaggtttgcgacatttcgcgaatttgcgaaaaaaaacggtaggcgaaaatgggagtggcctatatcacgagattcagcacaactcagtgaacgcgtggatataagttttttgaatgtgcgataaagtatgtgggagttattagccaaaacgcactgtcctttattatagcgccacctagtggtggaaattcagaatgacaatagattataaaatttttcaccatgtgtgacttatatttaaagtttcatgagttttggggtatgttcaggcagtgaaatatgcgatcatttgggaagaagaataataaaaataataataactaggactgcgcgcagtactgaacgggccctcgcagtacacgcgtgtcggggcatgctgccgtcggggtttgtgcgttaccgGGACCAGTATATACCaaccctatgaatttcattgccttaagtcttatggtctgggcacagtgacactcattaaattaaactgccgccagagcgccatctaggggccgatcaataaaaccttcaagggttatcctcaggagggcattgacaataagtataccaagtttggtttcAATCCGACCAACCAATGTCGAGATATAcaataattcaatttaaaatgcgccacctagtggtcatcggccaaaattttgcagagagcctcaggggctcatggggaagtagtaacctgagtttcatgtcattcagacacaccaatgtggagatatgcgacactttgtgttttgtgttgaaaatagcgccacctgcaggaagttgttatttaataacttgagtattatttgggtaatcaaaattcttttaataactttttgtcatgagggtccatagatgctgtgtgcaaaggttggtgcaaaacgatgaaattgcctaggaggagttcgaaaaagtaggtttgcgacatttcgcgaatttgcgaaaaaaaactccaggcgaaaatgggcgtggcttatatcacgagattcagcacgacTCAGTGAACGCAttgatataagttttttgaatgtgcgataaagtatgtgggagttattagcctaaacgcgctttcctttattatagcgccacctagtggtggaaattcaggatgacaatagattataaaatttttcaccaggtgtgacttatatttaaagtttcatgagttttggggtatgttcaggcagtgaaatatgcgatcatttgggacaaagaataataaaaataataaataaacattcgaaatacaatagggacctcgcaggtcgttgcctgctcgggccctaataaaaataataaataaacattcgaaatacaatagggacctcgcaggtcgttgcctgctcgggccctaataatcattcgaaatacaatagggacctcgcaggtcgttgcctgctcgggccctaactaggactgcgcacagtactgaacgggccctcgcagtacgcgcgtgtcggggcatgctgccgtcagggtgcgtgcgttacaggggccagtctataccacccctacgaatttcattgccttaagtcttatggtctgggcacagtggcatttttaaaattaaactgccgccagagcgccacctaggggccgatcaataaaaccttcaagggttattgtcaagagggcattgacaataagtataccaagtttggtgttaatccgaccaaccgatgtagagatataaattacttcaatttaaagagcgccacctagtggtcatcggccaaaattttgcagcgagcctcaggggctcatggggaagtagtaacctgagtttcatgtcattcagacacaccaatgtggagatatgcaacactttgtgttttgtgttgaaaatagcgccacctgcaggaagttgttatttaataacttgagtattctttgggtaatcaaaattattttaataactttttgttatgagggtccatagatgctgtgtgcaaagtttggtgcagaacGATGAAAttacctaggaggagttcgaaaaagtaggtttgcgacatttcgcgaatttgcgaaaaaaaccgggaggcgaaaatgggcgtggcttatatcacgagattcagcacgactcagtgaacgcgtggatataagttttttgaatgtgcgataaagtatgtgggagttatttgcctaaacgcgctttcctttattatagcgccacctagtggtggaaattcaggatgacaatagattataaaatttttcaccatgtgtgacttatatttaaagtttcatgagttttggggtatgttcaggcagtgaaatatgcgatcatttgggacaaagaataataaaaataataaaaataaataatcattcgaaatacaatagggacctcgcaggtcgttgcctgctcgggccctaataaacattcgaaatacaatagggacctcgcaggtcgttgcctgctcgggccctaataacaattaaaacaatattttgaggttgtttgctgggcacaatattaggcaagatTGATAAGACGactttctctgcttcattctgggacttcaagagagaaaataacatttttaagtcACCAACagttatgtaaacttattaactctatgcttatatactgacactgtgtcaattaatgtaatatgggcatacttgGGGTTGCAAATTgaatagattaaagtggcaaatctacaagaaaaaatgtgcagatttaagagatttaaagtggctaatctgctcgaaaaaagtcacagatttacgagtcaaaagtggggaaaaaacaactttttctcacagattcaccactttaaatctcataaatctgcacattttttctcatagatttgccactttaatcttgtaaactttttttctcaaaatattacccccctccccgggtccgcatgtttttttttacacattctggctgtatgtaatatcctccaatattctctagggttgaaatttggaatttgcaagtatttcagtgagtaccctattaagggttaattgctagctgcggctaatggctaataatagcATGGGCAACATTAATgccacgataacatcagtaataggtcagtttgaaacgaaaggtcggggggtatcgatacttttgaaaatgagtattgtatccggatacaacgtttgagtatcgatacttttttgaatatcgatactttttggaatatcgatacttttgacaaccctagttcaCTTGTTCCGTGTTATTCTGAGTGTTTTCTCTCGTCCTGCAGTTCCTGGCGTACCACACGCAGCTGCTGATCGGGAACAGGAAACACTCCATCAGCCCGGAGGAGTACGTCTTCGCAGCGCTCTCCATCTACGTCGACATCGTCCAGatcttcctcttcctgctgcAGATTATCGGCGCTTCCACCAAATGAGTGCACCCGAGGGTGCACCACTAACTTGGGGGGGTGACGGGGTGCAGACGAGCGCCTACCAGACCATTCCACgcgctttttttaaaaaacccttttgctttgttttcagtCAAAATCAggaaacatttataaaacatcatGGTGGAGAAACTTTCTAAGGGCTGAATTTGAGATTTTGTGCAAAGGTTCATCCCTTTgcacaaataaaatgcactttttcTGATATGAATTTTGTCTATATCTGTATTAAGCAGCTCATCAgtggtttaaaaacaatattagaactataatataaatacagtaaataccTGTAGACACTGGGCCGTCAGCTGCAACATTTATTCACTCCTGAAGTTAAGACGGACGGTGTCGACATCTTTCTCTGCATGTAGATGTTCTTCTTAACAGTCTGTTTATTCTAAAGGTTCACCTGTAATGTGCCACTGCAGAGGCTCTTCTCTCTGGTTGCTCTGAGGTGCAGTAGACGGGTCGGCAATGCTACAAAATTGCTTTGAATTTAAAGGCGTACTACGCAGGAATCTTCACTTTATGTTTGTAAACAAAACATGCTAACTTGTCCTCTCCTCCACGGCTCAACGGGAAACAAACGATGCCTGGATTTGCATGTTTTGGAACAAGTTGTGTCTCCTTGGTGCTTCAGctggctgtgtttgtgttttttccagtgCTGAAAAGGGTGTAACccagaaaataaaagagaaaatccAGGCAGAGGGCAGCTGATAGATACAGACACACTACGAGAGGGtcataaccagtggtggaaacagttttcagatcctttacttcagtaaaagtactaataccactgtagatgtaaaaatgatcaaaaaagtcacaaaatgaccaaaaatagatgtaaagtccatcaaagaagacacaaaatgaacaaaaatagatgtaaaaatgatcaaaacagtcacaaaatgaccaaaaatagatgtaaaacctatcaaagaagacacaaaatgaccaaaaatagatgtaaaaatgatctaaagtcacaaatgaccaaaaatagatgtaaaaatgatcaaaaaagtcacaaaatgaccaaaaatacagtcatgggaagAAGTAGAccactctttttcttcaatttcttgttcattttaatggctggtacaactaaaggtacatttgtttagacaaatataatgataacaacaaaaatatatcataagagtttaatttaagagctgatatctagacatttaacatggttttattgataatgattttggtttttattaagaaaaatcatgttaaatgtccagatatcagctcttaaattaaacttttatgagctatttttgttgttatcattatatttgtccaaacaaatgtacctttagttgtaccagacattaaaatgaacaagacattagagaaaacaagggtggtcttatcatttttctcggggaggaggggccaagttcgaatgttgtgtttacaaacagttgGCAACAAATTCCTGCATAGTGCTCCTTTAATTCTAGACACATTAGGAGACAAAAACAGGCTGAACGGTAAATAAAAAGTGACGTGATCTCTGATAAGCTAAATGCGCTGTACAGAAATGAGTGTTTACGAGCCTAAAACATGTTACATTTATTAATCCTAATGTCACCTGTATGGATATTTATTGATACTTTGGTGATTGATCGCCCACCTGGTGACAGATCTGCTGTCTCGGCTTCATATTAACAAACCTTTGCTGATGGTTACTAATATTCATGTTTCTATACTGTAACTATATACATTCTACATCACGACAGTGCCTTCAGGATGTTTCTGAGATTTTAGTACAGGGTTATACTCCATAAGCTTTTATAGTATTGTTACATACACATGTCTCTTTATATATCCTGTTACAGTCAGATCAGATCCTGAGAGCCAGCAGGGAGGGAATCTACAGACAGGACAACACGATCAATAAATACCACCCTGTACAATTATTGGAGCATTTCTGAAGCTCAGGAGTTCCAGATGATGTGGTTTTTGTCCTAAAATGATCAACTCCACCCAGCTGGCCCTCTGCCTCACATTCAGATCATCATAGATCATAATatgatctatatatatatatatatattataac is part of the Centropristis striata isolate RG_2023a ecotype Rhode Island chromosome 11, C.striata_1.0, whole genome shotgun sequence genome and encodes:
- the LOC131979760 gene encoding protein lifeguard 3-like, with translation MSRSDYPPGYDDSMYAPQGGNYPPPAYGFPGYGGPQPGPPSAPYPSGPNAPLYPGQPAGYPPGPYPGQPAGYPQGPYPGQPGGHPQGYNRPAPPPMPPIMPTPMPSDILSSGDEFAASGSGWDSLSIRHAFIRKVYLILASQLLVTTAIVAIFTFVRPVRLFVQRNQWIYWTSYAVYFITHLVLVCCKGPRRKCPWNVILLSVFTLALSYMTGSISSYYDTKAVFMALGITAVVCIAVTVFCFQTKVDFTKCQGLFCVLGIVMFVTGIITTIVLSFKYMLWLHMLYAAMGAIAFTMFLAYHTQLLIGNRKHSISPEEYVFAALSIYVDIVQIFLFLLQIIGASTK